The following DNA comes from Marichromatium purpuratum 984.
ATGCAATGATCCGGTGGTGTTGACGGTGATGACCTCCAGCGCGATTGCGCTGGAGGTCGGTGAGGCGGCCCCGGCACCGGTTGTCCGGGGGCGCTGGATATGGTCGTCGAGCCGTATCGGCGCGCTCGGGCACGGCCCTTCCGGGCGCGCTCGACGGATGGGGGCGCTGGCGTCAGCGTTGCGGTGGCGCGGGTCGCGACCGGACGGTCGGCGATGATGATGCGGACGCACGCGGGCGACCGCTCACCCTGGGGCGGGAGACGGCATCGGTGTCAGGCACCGATGGTATCGGCGGTGTTCGGGGCGCCGATCACGGGCTGGTGTGCTGGGGGGAGCGCGTGAGAAGCACACCAGTGCTTCCCGGGGTGCGAGCCATCACCGCGTCGCGTGTCGCGCGGGCAGCTGACCGCATTGATCTGAGGCGATGTCTGTATGCTCTAGGCTGCTTGCGAGTTGGCGGGGTGGTGCGTGACCACGCCCTGACCTCCCCATCTGCGTAGCGTCGGCAGGATCATGAATGTGTATTCATTCAAACACTTGTCCAATGACTTTGCAAACGTCGCCTGGCGAGCGGCGCGCATCATCGCGACGCCCGCCACCGTGTGACGATGGGCGTGTCGGCTCAGCGATAGAGCGCGAGGGGGAAGTATTCGGTGATCAGGATCACCGGGTGGCGCTCGATGATGATGCGGTAGGTGCGGTAGACCGCGCTCGGCTCGGCGTCGTCCTCGATCAGGCCGACGTCGAGTACTTCGCGATAGCTCTCCAGACCACTGTCGCGGATCAGCACGCCGATACCGATCTCGCGATCGATCAGGCGCTTGCGGAAGTCGGCTGGGATCAGGTCGGTGCGGATCAGCGAGAAGGCCTCGGCGAAGCTGCGACCGCTGTCGTCGCCGCGCAGCCGCGCGTCGCGCAACAGACAGCGATCGCCCTCGCCGACCTCGATCCAGGGGACCGTGGCGGTGGCGTGCTCGAAGCGCTGCTCGACGGTGTCGACCGTCACCGGCTCCCAGAAGTAGGCCTCGAGGATCTTGGTGACGGTGCCGTCGGTGACCAGCAGGGCGCGCAGGAAGGGGGGCAATGCGGCGAGTGCGAAGCTGGCGCCGCTCGTCGCGCGCAGTTGGCCGTCGCGTAGGAAACCGTCGCAGCGGAAGGTCGACTGTGCCGGGCCCTGCTCGGGGAGTCCGTAATAGCGATGCATGGACGGGACCTCAGCGCGCACGCCACGGGCGGGCGGTGAGGGGGATGGGGGATGCGGACATGGATGCTTGCCTTGATCGGTTGAATGGTCTGTGGTCGCCGGCCACGGCGGTGGCGGAGAAAAATAGCAGAACTTGGTCGTGATGGGCTTGATGTTGAGTCATGCTTGACGCACTCTCAGAGCACGGCATCCGGTCGCCTCTCTGGAACGGTGGGACCGGGGCCGGCACACTGGACCTGAAGGGTCAGAGACCACTCCGTCAATTCGGCCGGCCCCGACTCCGGGACTGGCCGGTCGGCGCGCGGAGGTCAGTCCCGGGTAAATGTGTTATACCAACAAGGGCCTTGAGCCGATCAATGGAGACATTACCAATGACCAAGACCGTCAAGCTCGCTTCCCTGTCCCTCGCCGCTCTCCTTGGCGCATCGCTGCTCGGCGGTTGCGCGACCGATCAGACCGCTCGCGACATGGCGCAGCAGGCGCTCGACACCGCTAACAGCGCTCAGGCGTGCTGCAACGCCAACACCGAGCGTCTGGACCGCATGTATCAGAAGATCATGGGCAAGTAAGGCGCTTGATCTGAGTGCGTCCGGTGTCCCACGGCCCGTGGGACACCGGTGTTCTCGTCGATGGCGCGCTGCACCTCGCGCCAGTCGATCTCCACTCCCTCGGCCTCGGCGAGCGCAGCCGGGACCGCCTCGCGGGCCGTGACCCGCTTGCCCTCGCGATTGACGTGCACCTCCAGATAGAGATCGTCGCCGCGCCAGCCGAACTTGTAAGGCTGGTCGACGATGGTGACCTGGGTGCGCAGCTCGGTCAGCGAGAACAGCTCCTCGATCCCCTCCGGGTAGAGCCGGATACAGCCGGCGCTGACCTCCATCCCCAGCCCCCAGGGCTTGCTGGTGCCGTGGATTAGGTACTCCGGGTTGCTCAGGCGCATCGCGAATCGTCCCAGCGGATTGTCCGGCCCGGGCGGTACCACCGCCGGGAGGATGTCGCCATAGGCGGCGTGGGCGGCGCGTACATTGGGGCCAGGTGTCCAGCTCGGGTCGCGTTTCTTCTCGATGATGCTGAAGCCGCCCAGCGGTGTGTCCATGCCCTCGCGCCCGACGCTGATGGCATAGGAGCGGACCTCTTCGGGGTCGTTCGGGGGATAGAAATAGAGTCGCTTCTCGGGACGGTTGATGACGATGCCCTGGCGCGGCGCGTCGGGTAGCACATAGAAGGTCGGCACCATCACCTCGGTGCCCGCGCCCGGGACCCACATGTCGACCTCGGGGTTGGCGTTGCGCATGTCCTCGAAGCCCTGGTTGTTCTGGCGAGCGACGTCGAGCAGGGTGTCGTCGGCACGGGTGGCGAAATAGAAGGGGACGCCGATGACGCTGTCGCCCGGGTGTTCGAGCCGATAGGTCTCGGCGCGTCCGACCCCGGCGATGGTCAGCGCCAGGGCGCCGGCGAGACAGACCGCCAGTGTGCGACGGCCGTTGGTGATACCCCGTTTCATCAAGACCTGTGTCTGCATCTGTATCCGCCCAAAGAAACCTCGATCGACTGTTGAACACCCGGACTCGTTGGAGCCGGGGTGGCGCATCCTCTGCCAGTTCGCCCGCTCCCGCAAGCGGCATTCCGTCGCGACCGGCTCGGTCGCTGCATTCGCCTGTTCATCAACATGGATCGTCCGGGGCAGGTTTTCGAGCATGCGTTGTCTGCCGCGCCCTCGCCGGTCGCTTGATCCCTCAGATCGGTCCGTCGCGTCCAGGGTTCCTCGGAGCGGTGATATCGACGTGACTGCGGTACGGGCATGGTTCGGGTTATGCTTCGATGATCGACCAGGCTCGATTGATTCGCAGTCGCAGCCGTCCCTCGTTATCGGTTCAGACCCATCAGCCATGTCGCATACCGTATCGTCCATCCCCCTGTCCGAACTCCAGCACGACACCCCGGCGCGCATCGTCGAGATCCAGGGTGGGCGTCAGTTGACCCGTCGCCTGCTCGCACTCGGGCTGCGTCAGGGCTGCCTGCTTAGCGTGGTGCAGCGCCGCGGGCAGGGGTTGGTGCTCGCCACCGGCGGCGGCCG
Coding sequences within:
- a CDS encoding L,D-transpeptidase family protein: MKRGITNGRRTLAVCLAGALALTIAGVGRAETYRLEHPGDSVIGVPFYFATRADDTLLDVARQNNQGFEDMRNANPEVDMWVPGAGTEVMVPTFYVLPDAPRQGIVINRPEKRLYFYPPNDPEEVRSYAISVGREGMDTPLGGFSIIEKKRDPSWTPGPNVRAAHAAYGDILPAVVPPGPDNPLGRFAMRLSNPEYLIHGTSKPWGLGMEVSAGCIRLYPEGIEELFSLTELRTQVTIVDQPYKFGWRGDDLYLEVHVNREGKRVTAREAVPAALAEAEGVEIDWREVQRAIDENTGVPRAVGHRTHSDQAPYLPMIF
- a CDS encoding chorismate--pyruvate lyase family protein, with protein sequence MHRYYGLPEQGPAQSTFRCDGFLRDGQLRATSGASFALAALPPFLRALLVTDGTVTKILEAYFWEPVTVDTVEQRFEHATATVPWIEVGEGDRCLLRDARLRGDDSGRSFAEAFSLIRTDLIPADFRKRLIDREIGIGVLIRDSGLESYREVLDVGLIEDDAEPSAVYRTYRIIIERHPVILITEYFPLALYR
- a CDS encoding FeoA family protein → MSHTVSSIPLSELQHDTPARIVEIQGGRQLTRRLLALGLRQGCLLSVVQRRGQGLVLATGGGRIAMGFGVAEKVRVCVDPEVRSDDLD
- a CDS encoding alanine-zipper protein is translated as MTKTVKLASLSLAALLGASLLGGCATDQTARDMAQQALDTANSAQACCNANTERLDRMYQKIMGK